Proteins from one Falco naumanni isolate bFalNau1 chromosome 2, bFalNau1.pat, whole genome shotgun sequence genomic window:
- the TSC22D1 gene encoding TSC22 domain family protein 1 isoform X2: MAHPAMFPRRGSSSSSGSSCVTAPTAPGTGVGSAALSAEDYQPPLLVQPPPPSPAASSSVGPQPTPPPPQSLNLLSQSQLQPQPLAQSGAQMKKKSGFQITSVTPAQISASMSSNNSIAEDTESYDDLDESHTEDLSSSEILDVSLSRATDLGEPERSSSEETLNNFQEAETPGAVSPNQPHLPQQHAPLPHHPQQSVVINGSVHPHHVHHHHHLHHHHHGHHHPSHPGVGSAPVSGGPPPSPSFRKLSTTGSSDNVISTAPVSAASSTGSPASVVSNIRTTSTPGNLGVSPATGASTLNNMGGGSSSVASSVLGTINLSNITSTGNVNALSGTSSSVNVNILSGVGNGTSASSSVINNVTNPTAGMAVGSSQQPPASGTSRFRVVKLDSSSEPFKKGRWTCTEFYDKENTVAVSEGVAVNKAVETIKQNPLEVTSERESTSGSSVSSNVSTLSHYTESVGSGEMGAPTVVQQQAFQGVGPQQMDFSSAAPPAIPASSIPQSVSQSQLAQVQLHSQEVNYPQQKPGVQPSAQASLTTVTGVQPAPVNILGVSPSLGHQQPAIQSMAQQPLPYSQPAQTLPVVQQQQLQYGQQQQQQQQTVPTQMAAGHVKPVNQNSVAGAMPDYIQHQQILQPPAPAMQPGSTGVGAGQPVPVAQAQGMQPSVQAHPATAPAQPVAHAPAAIPGVGTSGQMLNVGQQGSVAAVVQPPSAANQIPPPVMPSTAAPPSSQVVQPVQTGIMQQGVQAGASGLAQQMVIAQQNTLLPVQPQAQGVESVVQGMTGQQLPAVSPIPSVPAPSQAGSAVPPGIPSASIGLGQPQNIAQASAVQNGNLAQSVSQPPLISTSIGMPVAQSVPQQIPLSSTQFPTQSLAQSIVSQVEDGRRPTEPSLVGLPQAASGESGVGASAVSDGGSSNMPSSASLFPLKVLPLTTPLVDGEDESSSGASVVAIDNKIEQAMDLVKSHLMYAVREEVEVLKEQIKELIEKNSQLEQENTLLKTLASPEQLAQFQAQLQTGSPPSSSQSQGTTQQPAQPASQGSGPSA; this comes from the coding sequence ATGGCGCACCCGGCAATGTTTCCTAGAAGgggcagcagcagtagcagcggcagcagctgcGTTACTGCTCCCACTGCACCAGGTACCGGCGTTGGGAGCGCTGCCCTCTCTGCCGAGGATTATCAGCCGCCTTTGCTGGTCCAGCCGCCACCTCCATCTCCTGCAGCATCTTCATCAGTGGGTCCACAGCCGACACCCCCTCCTCCACAAAGCCTGAACCTCCTCTCACAGTCTCAGCTCCAGCCGCAGCCTCTTGCACAGAGTGGAgctcaaatgaaaaagaaaagtggctTCCAAATTACCAGTGTGACCCCTGCTCAAATATCAGCGAGTATGAGCTCTAATAACAGCATAGCTGAGGATACAGAAAGCTACGATGACCTGGACGAGTCCCACACTGAAGACCTGTCGTCTTCAGAAATCTTGGATGTTTCTTTATCTAGGGCCACTGACTTGGGAGAACCCGAGAGGAGCTCCTCTGAAGAGACTTTAAATAACTTCCAAGAGGCAGAGACTCCTGGGGCTGTTTCTCCAAACCAGCCTCATCTTCCTCAGCAGCATGCTCCTCTGCCTCATCACCCACAGCAGAGTGTTGTGATCAATGGAAGTGTTCACCCCCATCATGttcatcaccaccaccatcttcaccaccaccaccatggaCACCATCATCCATCACATCCTGGGGTGGGCAGTGCCCCAGTTTCTGGAGGACCACCACCCAGTCCATCATTTAGAAAACTGTCAACAACTGGAAGCTCTGACAATGTTATATCAACTGCACCAGTTTCTGCTGCATCATCCACTGGTTCCCCGGCATCTGTCGTCTCTAATATCCGCACTACAAGTACTCCTGGCAATTTAGGTGTAAGTCCTGCTACTGGAGCTAGTACCTTAAATAATATGGGTGGTGGTAGTTCTAGTGTGGCAAGCAGTGTGCTTGGTACTATAAATTTAAGCAACATCACAAGTACTGGTAATGTAAATGCTTTGTCTGGAACTAGCAGCAGTGTTAATGTGAATATCTTGAGTGGTGTTGGCAATGGTACGAGTGCTTCCTCTAGTGTCATTAACAATGTTACTAATCCAACTGCAGGAATGGCAGTGGGATCAAGCCAGCAGCCGCCTGCATCTGGCACATCAAGGTTTAGGGTTGTAAAATTAGATTCTAGTTCTGAACCTTTCAAAAAAGGTAGATGGACATGCACTGAATTCTATgataaagaaaacactgttgcAGTTTCAGAAGGAGTAGCAGTAAACAAAGCAGTAGAGACGATAAAACAAAACCCGCTTGAAGTGACTTCTGAAAGGGAGAGCACCAGTGGGAGTTCTGTTAGCAGCAATGTAAGCACACTGAGTCACTATACAGAAAGTGTGGGAAGTGGAGAAATGGGAGCACCTACTGTGGTACAGCAGCAAGCGTTTCAAGGTGTGGGTCCGCAGCAGATGGATTTTAGCAGCGCTGCTCCTCCAGCAATTCCAGCATCTAGTATACCACAGAGTGTTTCTCAATCACAGCTTGCACAAGTCCAGCTGCATTCTCAAGAAGTAAACTATCCACAGCAGAAGCCAGGGGTCCAACCTTCTGCACAGGCCAGTCTAACCACTGTTACTGGGGTTCAGCCAGCCCCAGTTAATATACTAGGTGTATCCCCATCTCTGGGCCACCAGCAACCTGCCATTCAAAGTATGGCTCAACAGCCGCTACCATATTCTCAGCCGGCGCAGACTTTGCCAGTTGTGCAGCAACAGCAGTTGCAGTATggacaacagcaacaacagcagcaacagacaGTTCCTACGCAGATGGCTGCAGGTCATGTTAAGCCGGTGAACCAAAACTCGGTTGCGGGGGCTATGCCAGACTACATTCAACATCAGCAGATCCTTcagcctccagcccctgccATGCAGCCTGGTTCTACTGGAGTAGGAGCAGGGCAGCCGGTTCCCGTTGCCCAGGCACAGGGCATGCAGCCTTCAGTACAAGCACATCCAgccactgccccagcccagcctgttGCACATGCTCCGGCAGCAATACCAGGTGTAGGTACCAGTGGTCAAATGCTGAATGTTGGGCAGCAAGGAAGCGTAGCTGCTGTGGTGCAGCCACCGTCTGCTGCAAACCAAATTCCACCTCCAGTTATGCCGTCAACGGCTGCTCCTCCATCTTCACAAGTAGTGCAGCCTGTGCAGACAGGAATAATGCAGCAGGGAGTACAGGCTGGTGCTTCAGGCCTTGCTCAGCAAATGGTCATTGCTCAGCAAAACACCTTGTTACCTGTACAGCCACAGGCACAAGGAGTGGAATCTGTAGTCCAAGGGATGactggccagcagctgcctgcggTTAGCCCTATACCTTCTGTTCCTGCACCAAGTCAAGCTGGTTCAGCTGTGCCCCCTGGCATACCTTCTGCTTCTATAGGTTTGGGACAGCCACAGAATATAGCACAAGCTTCAGCTGTGCAGAATGGGAATTTGGCTCAAAGTGTTAGTCAGCCTCCCTTGATATCAACAAGTATAGGTATGCCAGTGGCACAGAGTGTGCCACAGCAGATACCGCTAAGCTCTACCCAGTTCCCCACACAATCACTAGCTCAGTCAATTGTAAGCCAAGTTGAAGATGGCAGACGCCCTACGGAACCTTCCCTGGTGGGTTTACCTCAAGCTGCCAGTGGCGAGAGTGGTGTTGGAGCATCAGCTGTTTCAGATGGCGGTAGCAGCAATATGCCATCCTCTGCTTCCCTCTTTCCGCTGAAGGTGCTGCCGTTGACAACACCTCTTGTAGATGGTGAGGATGAGAG
- the TSC22D1 gene encoding TSC22 domain family protein 1 isoform X1, with protein sequence MHQPDSAADISARKMAHPAMFPRRGSSSSSGSSCVTAPTAPGTGVGSAALSAEDYQPPLLVQPPPPSPAASSSVGPQPTPPPPQSLNLLSQSQLQPQPLAQSGAQMKKKSGFQITSVTPAQISASMSSNNSIAEDTESYDDLDESHTEDLSSSEILDVSLSRATDLGEPERSSSEETLNNFQEAETPGAVSPNQPHLPQQHAPLPHHPQQSVVINGSVHPHHVHHHHHLHHHHHGHHHPSHPGVGSAPVSGGPPPSPSFRKLSTTGSSDNVISTAPVSAASSTGSPASVVSNIRTTSTPGNLGVSPATGASTLNNMGGGSSSVASSVLGTINLSNITSTGNVNALSGTSSSVNVNILSGVGNGTSASSSVINNVTNPTAGMAVGSSQQPPASGTSRFRVVKLDSSSEPFKKGRWTCTEFYDKENTVAVSEGVAVNKAVETIKQNPLEVTSERESTSGSSVSSNVSTLSHYTESVGSGEMGAPTVVQQQAFQGVGPQQMDFSSAAPPAIPASSIPQSVSQSQLAQVQLHSQEVNYPQQKPGVQPSAQASLTTVTGVQPAPVNILGVSPSLGHQQPAIQSMAQQPLPYSQPAQTLPVVQQQQLQYGQQQQQQQQTVPTQMAAGHVKPVNQNSVAGAMPDYIQHQQILQPPAPAMQPGSTGVGAGQPVPVAQAQGMQPSVQAHPATAPAQPVAHAPAAIPGVGTSGQMLNVGQQGSVAAVVQPPSAANQIPPPVMPSTAAPPSSQVVQPVQTGIMQQGVQAGASGLAQQMVIAQQNTLLPVQPQAQGVESVVQGMTGQQLPAVSPIPSVPAPSQAGSAVPPGIPSASIGLGQPQNIAQASAVQNGNLAQSVSQPPLISTSIGMPVAQSVPQQIPLSSTQFPTQSLAQSIVSQVEDGRRPTEPSLVGLPQAASGESGVGASAVSDGGSSNMPSSASLFPLKVLPLTTPLVDGEDESSSGASVVAIDNKIEQAMDLVKSHLMYAVREEVEVLKEQIKELIEKNSQLEQENTLLKTLASPEQLAQFQAQLQTGSPPSSSQSQGTTQQPAQPASQGSGPSA encoded by the coding sequence ATGCACCAGCCTGACTCAGCCGCAGACATTAGTGCTAGGAAGATGGCGCACCCGGCAATGTTTCCTAGAAGgggcagcagcagtagcagcggcagcagctgcGTTACTGCTCCCACTGCACCAGGTACCGGCGTTGGGAGCGCTGCCCTCTCTGCCGAGGATTATCAGCCGCCTTTGCTGGTCCAGCCGCCACCTCCATCTCCTGCAGCATCTTCATCAGTGGGTCCACAGCCGACACCCCCTCCTCCACAAAGCCTGAACCTCCTCTCACAGTCTCAGCTCCAGCCGCAGCCTCTTGCACAGAGTGGAgctcaaatgaaaaagaaaagtggctTCCAAATTACCAGTGTGACCCCTGCTCAAATATCAGCGAGTATGAGCTCTAATAACAGCATAGCTGAGGATACAGAAAGCTACGATGACCTGGACGAGTCCCACACTGAAGACCTGTCGTCTTCAGAAATCTTGGATGTTTCTTTATCTAGGGCCACTGACTTGGGAGAACCCGAGAGGAGCTCCTCTGAAGAGACTTTAAATAACTTCCAAGAGGCAGAGACTCCTGGGGCTGTTTCTCCAAACCAGCCTCATCTTCCTCAGCAGCATGCTCCTCTGCCTCATCACCCACAGCAGAGTGTTGTGATCAATGGAAGTGTTCACCCCCATCATGttcatcaccaccaccatcttcaccaccaccaccatggaCACCATCATCCATCACATCCTGGGGTGGGCAGTGCCCCAGTTTCTGGAGGACCACCACCCAGTCCATCATTTAGAAAACTGTCAACAACTGGAAGCTCTGACAATGTTATATCAACTGCACCAGTTTCTGCTGCATCATCCACTGGTTCCCCGGCATCTGTCGTCTCTAATATCCGCACTACAAGTACTCCTGGCAATTTAGGTGTAAGTCCTGCTACTGGAGCTAGTACCTTAAATAATATGGGTGGTGGTAGTTCTAGTGTGGCAAGCAGTGTGCTTGGTACTATAAATTTAAGCAACATCACAAGTACTGGTAATGTAAATGCTTTGTCTGGAACTAGCAGCAGTGTTAATGTGAATATCTTGAGTGGTGTTGGCAATGGTACGAGTGCTTCCTCTAGTGTCATTAACAATGTTACTAATCCAACTGCAGGAATGGCAGTGGGATCAAGCCAGCAGCCGCCTGCATCTGGCACATCAAGGTTTAGGGTTGTAAAATTAGATTCTAGTTCTGAACCTTTCAAAAAAGGTAGATGGACATGCACTGAATTCTATgataaagaaaacactgttgcAGTTTCAGAAGGAGTAGCAGTAAACAAAGCAGTAGAGACGATAAAACAAAACCCGCTTGAAGTGACTTCTGAAAGGGAGAGCACCAGTGGGAGTTCTGTTAGCAGCAATGTAAGCACACTGAGTCACTATACAGAAAGTGTGGGAAGTGGAGAAATGGGAGCACCTACTGTGGTACAGCAGCAAGCGTTTCAAGGTGTGGGTCCGCAGCAGATGGATTTTAGCAGCGCTGCTCCTCCAGCAATTCCAGCATCTAGTATACCACAGAGTGTTTCTCAATCACAGCTTGCACAAGTCCAGCTGCATTCTCAAGAAGTAAACTATCCACAGCAGAAGCCAGGGGTCCAACCTTCTGCACAGGCCAGTCTAACCACTGTTACTGGGGTTCAGCCAGCCCCAGTTAATATACTAGGTGTATCCCCATCTCTGGGCCACCAGCAACCTGCCATTCAAAGTATGGCTCAACAGCCGCTACCATATTCTCAGCCGGCGCAGACTTTGCCAGTTGTGCAGCAACAGCAGTTGCAGTATggacaacagcaacaacagcagcaacagacaGTTCCTACGCAGATGGCTGCAGGTCATGTTAAGCCGGTGAACCAAAACTCGGTTGCGGGGGCTATGCCAGACTACATTCAACATCAGCAGATCCTTcagcctccagcccctgccATGCAGCCTGGTTCTACTGGAGTAGGAGCAGGGCAGCCGGTTCCCGTTGCCCAGGCACAGGGCATGCAGCCTTCAGTACAAGCACATCCAgccactgccccagcccagcctgttGCACATGCTCCGGCAGCAATACCAGGTGTAGGTACCAGTGGTCAAATGCTGAATGTTGGGCAGCAAGGAAGCGTAGCTGCTGTGGTGCAGCCACCGTCTGCTGCAAACCAAATTCCACCTCCAGTTATGCCGTCAACGGCTGCTCCTCCATCTTCACAAGTAGTGCAGCCTGTGCAGACAGGAATAATGCAGCAGGGAGTACAGGCTGGTGCTTCAGGCCTTGCTCAGCAAATGGTCATTGCTCAGCAAAACACCTTGTTACCTGTACAGCCACAGGCACAAGGAGTGGAATCTGTAGTCCAAGGGATGactggccagcagctgcctgcggTTAGCCCTATACCTTCTGTTCCTGCACCAAGTCAAGCTGGTTCAGCTGTGCCCCCTGGCATACCTTCTGCTTCTATAGGTTTGGGACAGCCACAGAATATAGCACAAGCTTCAGCTGTGCAGAATGGGAATTTGGCTCAAAGTGTTAGTCAGCCTCCCTTGATATCAACAAGTATAGGTATGCCAGTGGCACAGAGTGTGCCACAGCAGATACCGCTAAGCTCTACCCAGTTCCCCACACAATCACTAGCTCAGTCAATTGTAAGCCAAGTTGAAGATGGCAGACGCCCTACGGAACCTTCCCTGGTGGGTTTACCTCAAGCTGCCAGTGGCGAGAGTGGTGTTGGAGCATCAGCTGTTTCAGATGGCGGTAGCAGCAATATGCCATCCTCTGCTTCCCTCTTTCCGCTGAAGGTGCTGCCGTTGACAACACCTCTTGTAGATGGTGAGGATGAGAG